One genomic window of Papaver somniferum cultivar HN1 unplaced genomic scaffold, ASM357369v1 unplaced-scaffold_150, whole genome shotgun sequence includes the following:
- the LOC113336164 gene encoding fructokinase-2-like, with amino-acid sequence MSSSVEIVSFGEMLIDFVPDVSGVSLAESPGFIKAPGGAPANVACAVSKLGGSCAFIGKFGEDEFGHMLVDILKKNEVNTDGVCFDKDARTALAFVTLKADGEREFMFYRNPSADMLLKETELNMDLIKQAKIFHYGSISLITEPCRSAHMAAMKAAKEAGALLSYDPNVRLPLWSSAEAAREGINSIWTYADVIKVSDDEVEFLTQGDATDEKNVLSLWHDGLKLLMVTDGEKGCRYFTKNFKGVVKGFAVNTVDTTGAGDAFVGSFLCSAAKDFSIFEDENKLREALTMANACGAICTTVKGAIPALPDTAAAQKLISTSSH; translated from the exons ATGTCTTCATCAGTAGAGATTGTGTCTTTCGGTGAGATGTTAATTGATTTTGTCCCTGATGTTTCTGGTGTTTCACTAGCTGAATCACCTGGTTTCATCAAGGCTCCCGGTGGTGCTCCAGCGAATGTCGCTTGCGCTGTTTCTAAGCTTGGCGGTTCTTGTGCTTTTATTGGCAAG TTTGGAGAAGATGAGTTCGGCCATATGTTGGTTGACATACTGAAGAAGAATGAAGTGAACACTGATGGTGTTTGTTTTGACAAGGATGCAAGAACTGCACTAGCTTTTGTAACGTTGAAGGCAGATGGAGAAAGAGAGTTCATGTTTTACAGAAACCCTAGTGCTGACATGTTGCTTAAAGAAACCGAGCTTAACATGGATTTGATCAAACAAGCTAAGATATTTCACTACGGTTCTATTAGTTTGATCACCGAACCATGTCGTTCCGCTCACATGGCTGCTATGAAAGCAGCCAAGGAAGCTGGTGCATTACTTTCGTACGATCCTAATGTGAGGTTACCTCTCTGGTCTTCAGCCGAAGCTGCACGTGAAGGTATCAATAGCATCTGGACTTATGCCGATGTTATCAAGGTCAGTGATGATGAGGTAGAATTCCTTACCCAAGGGGATGCGACCGATGAGAAGAATGTTTTGTCACTTTGGCATGATGGTTTGAAGTTGCTAATGGTAACTGATGGGGAGAAGGGGTGTAGATACTTCACAAAG AACTTCAAAGGAGTTGTGAAGGGATTTGCGGTGAACACCGTGGATACTACAGGAGCTGGTGATGCTTTTGTTGGATCATTCCTTTGTTCTGCTGCCAAAGATttttcgattttcgaggacgaaaacaAACTAAGGGAAGCACTTACAATGGCCAATGCTTGTGGAGCAATTTGCACGACTGTGAAAGGAGCCATTCCAGCACTCCCTGACACTGCTGCTGCACAGAAGCTCATCTCTACTTCTAGTCACTAG